A single region of the Chionomys nivalis chromosome 5, mChiNiv1.1, whole genome shotgun sequence genome encodes:
- the Ankrd45 gene encoding ankyrin repeat domain-containing protein 45 — translation MEPEGALELEGSEKSVFSSQQDYEEFQEADETGSENPLLQPALTGDVEGLQKIFEDPDHPHHEHAVQLLLEEDIVGRNLLYAACMAGKSDVIRALAKYGVNLNEKTARGYTLLHCAAAWGRLETLKALVELDVDIDALNFRGEKARDVAARYSQTECVHFLDWADARLVLKKFITKSSLIITDPEKGPGKLLKEDKNTIINACRMKNEWLETHPEASISELFEQKQQLEEIMTPILTKMSTPRQVKSAKSIT, via the exons ATGGAGCCAGAAGGAGCTCTAGAATTAGAGGGTTCAGAAAAGTCAGTATTTTCCTCCCAGCAAGACTATGAAGAATTCCAAGAAGCAGATGAAACAGGCTCAGAGAACCCCCTCTTGCAGCCAGCTCTCACGGGGGATGTAGAAGGTTTGCAGAAGATTTTCGAGGATCCGGATCACCCTCACCATGAGCATGCTGTGCAACTGCTTCTGGAAGAAGACATTGTTGGGAGAAACCTGCTGTATGCAGCTTGCATGGCTGGGAAAAGTGATGTAATTAGAGCCTTGGCAAAGTATGGGGTGAATCTGAACGAAAAAACTGCCAGAg GGTACACTCTCTTACACTGCGCTGCAGCCTGGGGCCGCCTGGAAACTTTGAAGGCCCTGGTGGAACTGGACGTCGATATAGACGCTTTGAACTTCCGGGGAGAGAAAGCTCGAGACGTGGCTGCTCGCTATTCTCAGACTGAGTGTGTTCATTTTCTGGACTGGGCAG ATGCAAGGCTGGTTCTGAAAAAGTTTATCACAAAGTCCTCTCTCATCATTACTGACCCAGAAAAGGGACCAGGGAAACTCCTCAAGGAAGACAAG AACACTATCATCAATGCGTGCCGTATGAAGAATGAGTGGTTGGAAACCCATCCAGAAGCTTCTATCAGTGAGCTTTTTGAGCAGAAACAGCAACTAGAGGAGATTATGACTCCCATCCTCACAAAAATGTCTACACCAC GGCAAGTGAAAAGTGCCAAATCGATAACCTAA
- the Tex50 gene encoding testis-expressed protein 50 produces the protein MSNKRRSVLSPLLFFCFFRESACICDGTIWTKVGWEIFPEEVHSLKAKAPSSHCLPYPLDKFCCNFANVDLIQSSLRLTYILVQALFLILFVLSVHYLWMKWTRHQRKLKKQASLEKHGNDLESPSIYDIEQILCRLLATTSMMTKFLKQVSQHSSLKKVKQQRKVKRKKNKGEELKDSKSKHTQM, from the exons ATGTCTAACAAAAGACGATCTGTGCTTTCTCCCCTgctgttcttctgtttcttccgAGAGAGCGCCTGCATTTGTGATGGGACAATCTGGACGAAGGTTGGATGGGAGATTTTTCCGGAGGAAGTGCACTCCCTGAAAGCTAAGGCTCCCTCATCCCACTGTCTACCTTACCCTCTGGACAAATTCTGCTGCAACTTTGCTAACGTGGATCTAATCCAGAGTTCTTTACGCCTCACGTACATCTTAGTGCAAGCTCTCTTCTTAATACTGTTTGTTTTATCTGTGCATTATCTATGGATGAAATGGACGAGACACCAAAGAAAG CTGAAAAAGCAAGCCTCTTTAGAGAAACATGGTAATGACCTAGAGAGCCCATCCATCTATGACATTGAACAAATCCTCTGCAGACTGCTGGCCACAACATCAATGATGACCAAGTTCCTGAAGCAGGTGTCCCAACATTCTTCCCTTAAAAAAGTTAAGCAACAACGTAAagtaaagaggaagaagaataaagGAGAGGAGCTGAAGGATTCTAAATCTAAGCACACGCAAATGTAG